A stretch of Phragmites australis chromosome 12, lpPhrAust1.1, whole genome shotgun sequence DNA encodes these proteins:
- the LOC133886801 gene encoding uncharacterized protein LOC133886801, with product MMQFFMMAAHNERDDNKVIKTWVKQVRDVAYDAEDCLQGFGVHLGKPSRWLFPRTLLEQRRVAKQMKELRAKVEDVSQRNVRYRLIKGSGSKATATTAEQSSSIAGAIFCVDDARRAAKQDNQRVDLVQLINNEDEDLKVITVWGNK from the coding sequence atgatgCAGTTTTTCATGATGGCAGCACACAACGAGCGAGATGACAACAAGGTGATCAAGACCTGGGTGAAGCAGGTCCGTGACGTGGCCTACGACGCCGAGGACTGCCTCCAGGGTTTTGGCGTTCATCTTGGGAAGCCATCTAGGTGGCTATTTCCTCGCACGCTGCTTGAGCAGCGCCGTGTGGCCAAGCAGATGAAGGAGCTCAGGGCCAAGGTAGAGGACGTGAGCCAGAGGAATGTTCGCTACCGTCTCATCAAGGGATCCGGCTCCAAGGCTACCGCCACCACCGCTGAGCAGTCTAGCTCTATTGCTGGAGCGATATTCTGCGTCGACGATGCAAGGCGTGCCGCGAAGCAGGACAATCAACGTGTGGATCTCGTCCAACTGATCAACAACGAGGACGAGGATCTTAAAGTGATCACTGTGTGGGGGAACAAATAG